In the genome of Bradyrhizobium ottawaense, the window CCGGCCGGCAAGGCGCTCCATCTCGGCGATCGCATCACCCGAGGTGAAGCCGGGCTTGGCCTCGCCGGAGATGCGCACTGCCGGATAATAGTTGAAGCCTGCGATCTGGGTCGGGCCTCGCGCCCATTCCACCGTGGCGAAGGACGAGAACGGCACCAACTGGCCGCGGCTGTTCTTGACGTTGTAGTTGAGAATGTCCTCGGTCCGCATGCGGTCGCGGGCGTCGGCCTGCACCACGACGCGCTGCATGCGGCCGCGGTTCGGGAAGTCGTTGATGTAGTTCGAGCCAAGATTGGTCGAGATCGTGTTGTTGATGTCCTCGAAGGTGACGCCGAAGGCGCCGGCCTTCTCGCGGTCGATCATGAGATTGACCACTCCGGCCTCCGGCAGGCCCTCGACATAGACCTTCTGAAGCACGGAACTGGCGTTGGCTTCCGCGATCAACTGATCGGCGGCGCGCATCAAGGCCGGATAGCCCTTCTGTCCGCGGTCCTGGAGGCGGAACGAGAAGCCCGACGAATTGCCGAGATTGTCGATCGGCGGCGGCTGCAGCGCGGAGATTTTGGCATCGCGGATCGACGCCCCCAGATCGCGATTGATGTCGTTGACGATCGATGCGGCGGAATCCTTCGGTCCACGCTCCGACCAGTCCTTCAGCGTGATGAAGGCCTGCGCGGTGTTCATGCCCTGGCCGGAGAAGCTGAAGCCGGTGAGGAAGGTGACATCTTTCACGCCCGGCCGTTCGGCGAGATATTTCTCGACCTTCTCGATCACGGCCTCGGTGCGGGGATAGGACGAATCCGACGGCGTCTGCACGTCGGTGGTGACGAAGCCCTGGTCGTCGATCGGCAGGAAGCCGCCCGGCAGGCTGACGAAGGCCCAGGACAGGCCGACGAGCAGCGCGACATAGACCAGCATCAGCCGGCCGGTCCGCTTCAGCGAGAAGCCGACGGTGCGCGCGTAGCGCAACCGGCAGGCCTCGAGCATATGATTGAACCGGCTGAACACGAAGTTGGTCGAATGGCCATGCCCCTTGGCAATGGGCTTGAGCAGCGTCGCGCACAGCGCCGGCGTCAGCGAGAGCGCGAGGAAGGCGGAGAAGCCGATCGCCGCGACCATGGTGACCGAGAACTGGCGGTAGATGATGCCGACCGATCCCGGGAAGAACGCCATCGGCACGAACACCGCCATCAGCACCAGCGTGATGCCGATGATGGCGCCCGTGATCTGCGACATCGCCTTGCGTGTCGCTTCCTTCGGCGACAGGCCTTCCTCGGCCATGATGCGCTCGACGTTCTCGACCACGACGATGGCGTCGTCGACGAGGATGCCGACCGCGAGCACCATGCCGAACATCGAGAGCATGTTGATGGAGTAGCCGGCGAGCAGCAGCGTGGTGCAGGCGCCGAGAAGCGCCACCGGCACCACGATGGTCGGGATGATGGTGTAGCGAATGTTCTGCAGAAACAGGAACATCACCACGAACACCAGCACCACGGCTTCGACCAGCGTCATCAGCACCTTCTTGATCGAGGCCTCGACCACGGGCGTGATGTTGTAGGGAATCTCGTAGGAGATGTTGGCCGGGAAGAACCGCGACAGCTCCTTCATCTTCTCTTCGACCGCGCTCGCGGTCGCCAGCGCATTGCCGGTCGGCGACATCAGCACCGAGAGACCGGCGGTCGGCTTGCCGTTCAGGCGCGTGTTGAACTGGTAGCTGAGGCCGCCGACCTCGATACGTGCGACGTCGCGCAGGCGCACGGTCGAGCCGTCGGCATTGGCGCGCAGGATGATGGCGCCGAATTCATCCGGGGAAGAGAGCTGGCCCTTGACCAGCACCAGTGAGGAAGTGCGCTGGCTCGACGTCGAGGGCTCGGCGCCGATGCTGCCCGAGGCGACTTGCGCGTTCTGCGCGGCAATCGCCTTGTTGACGTCGTCGGCGGTAAGCCCGTAGCCGACGAGCTTGGCCGGATCGACCCAGACGCGAAGCGAGCGCTCGGTCGAATAGAGCGTGGCGCGGCCGACGCCGGGGATGCGGCGGACTTCGCCGAGCACGTTGCGGATCATGAAGTCGCCGAGCCCGACCTCGTCGAGGCTGCCGTCGGTCGAATTCAGCGTGATGATCTGGAGCACCGCGCTCGAGGCTTCCTCGATCAGGATACCCTGCTGAATCACCGCGCGCGGCAGGCGCGCCTCGACCCGCTTGATGCGGTTCTGCACCTCGACCGAGGCCGCGCTGGTATCGGTGCCGGGCACGAAATTGGCGATGATCTCGACCTGGCCGAGCGAGTCGCTGGTCGATTCGAAATTGAGGATGCCGGAGGCGCCGTTGAGCTCCTCCTCGATCAGGCGCGTGACGCTGTTGTAGAGGTTTTCGGGCGAGGCGCCGGGATAGCTGGTCGAGATCGAGATCGAGGGCGGCGCGATGATCGGATATTGCGCGATCGGCAGCAGCGGCACGGCAATCGCGCCGATCAAGCAGATGAACAGCGCGACCACCCAGGCAAAGATTGGCCTGTCGATGAAGAAACTCGCCATAGCGCGTTACCGCGTGAGCTTCTGGGCGTGCCGGTTGTCCGCGGTCGCGTCCGCCTCCGACCAGGATTGCGGCTTGACCTTGTCGCCGGCGGCGAACTTCTGGAAGCCTTCGACCACGACCTTGTCGCCGGCCTTCAGGCCTTCGGTGACGAACCAGATTCCGTCCTGCACCGAACCCGTGCGCACCGGCTGCACCGCGATGTGGTTGTCGTCCTTGACGACGAACACCTCGCTGCCG includes:
- a CDS encoding multidrug efflux RND transporter permease subunit; translation: MASFFIDRPIFAWVVALFICLIGAIAVPLLPIAQYPIIAPPSISISTSYPGASPENLYNSVTRLIEEELNGASGILNFESTSDSLGQVEIIANFVPGTDTSAASVEVQNRIKRVEARLPRAVIQQGILIEEASSAVLQIITLNSTDGSLDEVGLGDFMIRNVLGEVRRIPGVGRATLYSTERSLRVWVDPAKLVGYGLTADDVNKAIAAQNAQVASGSIGAEPSTSSQRTSSLVLVKGQLSSPDEFGAIILRANADGSTVRLRDVARIEVGGLSYQFNTRLNGKPTAGLSVLMSPTGNALATASAVEEKMKELSRFFPANISYEIPYNITPVVEASIKKVLMTLVEAVVLVFVVMFLFLQNIRYTIIPTIVVPVALLGACTTLLLAGYSINMLSMFGMVLAVGILVDDAIVVVENVERIMAEEGLSPKEATRKAMSQITGAIIGITLVLMAVFVPMAFFPGSVGIIYRQFSVTMVAAIGFSAFLALSLTPALCATLLKPIAKGHGHSTNFVFSRFNHMLEACRLRYARTVGFSLKRTGRLMLVYVALLVGLSWAFVSLPGGFLPIDDQGFVTTDVQTPSDSSYPRTEAVIEKVEKYLAERPGVKDVTFLTGFSFSGQGMNTAQAFITLKDWSERGPKDSAASIVNDINRDLGASIRDAKISALQPPPIDNLGNSSGFSFRLQDRGQKGYPALMRAADQLIAEANASSVLQKVYVEGLPEAGVVNLMIDREKAGAFGVTFEDINNTISTNLGSNYINDFPNRGRMQRVVVQADARDRMRTEDILNYNVKNSRGQLVPFSSFATVEWARGPTQIAGFNYYPAVRISGEAKPGFTSGDAIAEMERLAGRLPRGFGYEWTGQSLQEKLSGSQAPFLLGLSVFVVFLCLAALYESWTIPLAVLLTVPLGIVGAVIAAMLRGLPNDVYFTVGLITIIGLAAKDAILIIEFAKDLRKEGKPLVEATIEACRLRFRPILMTGLAFICGVLPMAIAHGAGGASQQALGSIVMGGMIAVVILALLMVPVFFVSVQRVLAGDREPKAAKQGEPYGPPAPVKS